CATAACGTGATGAGCAGCTCAACCtaaccctttttcttttttacttttttttcttgtatttttttggtttggctTGGTTGGGCCGGAATATAACGTGAGCTCGATTCAATTGCATGGTGCAGATTTCTGCCACGTGTACAATAATAATGTTGTATGCAGGAAGGAGGAGTTATGAGAAAGGAAGGTGTCAGGTAGGACAATAACTTCAAACCCCTGTGGCCTGTGTGGGCTTGTGGGGATGGGAGGGAAGGGGGGAAAAAGACCCATTGAATTTAATTCGTTAAATAGTTAATAGTGTCTTGTTTTGCCTTCAATTCTTTCACCCTTTTCCCCAGTTAAAAGACAGAGACAGACCACTGAGACACCTCCTCAAGCCCTGGCTTGGCTCGGTCAATATTGTCATCTCCCTCTTCCTCTtggcattattattattatcagaCTATATGCATGCAGAGTGAGAGTACATAGATGAATTATTACCAGTTAATGATATATTCTTTCATGTATGCAGCTAGCTAGCTGCTAGATTCGTTATTCTTCTCTAATTTGTGTGATTGAAGAGATCTGGGAAAATCTCTCAGATCTCTGCAGACAAGTGTCATTCTTCTGGTATGTGATTTCCTTCAAGTTTCAGCAATCTGGGTGGACTCGCTCACTCAACTCTGCTcaacagaaacaaacaaacagggCTCCGAGAAGTACTTGGGGAAAGGGGAAGAGGGGTTTGGGTTGGTGGGTGAATAAGTTTTGGATCCTATTCCTTTTGAGGTTTCAAGACTGTTAAAAAAGTTAGAGCTTTGAGCAGCCCAAGACCAAGACCAAGCCAAGAGAGAGGAAGACAGAAAAATAgaatctttattttattggtcTCAATAATGCCTGCCTACGCACTGCACTGCAGCTTAAGAATATACAAATCATGGAGAGGAGAAAAGAAAGTTTATTTCTCGTCTGCCTCAAGTTGTGTCTGGGTTTCCTTCACGTGAAGCTTACGCTGTAAAATCCCAATTGTAAATGTCCTCCTCCGTTAGTTTTTTCGCAAGCAACGATGCCAAATTGCCATGCCCCACTCTGTTTTGGTTTGGAGGAGCCGCCACTGAGCCAGTAAGAGTAAGAGTAGATGAGCAAAGTGATTTTTGTTTGAAGCTGTCGAATGAATATGCATTTTGCAGTTGAGCTTAGTGATGGATCGAGTCAAAGAATGAAGATGCTTTTGCTCTGAAAATGAATCAAATTGGCGAAATGGTAGTAGATCTTGGAGATTTGGGTTTAGAAAGCGATTTGGTAGAGTATCCAAATCAATATATAATAAGCTAAAGACGCAAAAAGGAAAGTGAAGTGGTGGCTCAAAAAGGGCAAccaccttttttgttttcaagatTGAATAGCTCCAttccatatatatgcatttcAGATTCTCAAGTCTGAGTTGGGCTTTCTCCATCTGATGCCGCTCTTTTTGGCACCAAATCCAAGTGCATTATTCATATGGTGATCTGAATAAACACAAACCAACTCAACGATCTATTCCACAGATTTTGAAAATGGAGCAACCCTACTGCTTGATTTCACATTCATCGtcatcatcgtcatcatcGAGGTACTGCTCTCAGAAAGGTCCTATCTTGcgcttcttcttgttgttgtccttgttcttcttcttgtcaGTGGGTTTGGCTCGAGCAGGGGATGCAGAAGCTCTGTTAAGCCTGAAATCAACAATCGATCCTCAGAACTCGTTGCCATGGCGGCAAGGAAGCAATGTGTGCGAGTGGGAAGGCGTGAAGGACTGCATGAAAGGAAGAGTGACAAAGCTGGTCTTGGAGCATTTAAACTTGACAGGGGTTCTGGACCACAAGATCTTGAACCGGCTGGACCAACTCCGAGTCCTGAGCTTCAAGGGCAACTCTCTTTCGGGCCAAATCCCAGACCTCTCGGGCCTCGTCAATCTCAAATCCATCTTCTTAAACGACAACAACTTCTCCGGCGTTTTCCCCGCTTCCATTGCGGACCTGCACCGTCTGAAAGTTGTGGTTCTCGCCGGAAATCAAATCTCCGGTCCAATCCCAATGTCTCTGCTGAAGCTCCGTCGTCTCTACTCTCTGTACTTGCAAGACAACCAGTTCACTGGTCCGATACCCCCGCTCAACCAAACCTCTCTCCGATTCTTCAACGTGTCTAATAACCAACTCTCCGGAGAAATTCCGATGACCCCACCTCTGATTCAGTTCAATGCTTCGTCGTATTTGGGCAACGTCAATGTCTGCGGCGTGCAGATTGACAAACAGTGTGGGGGCAGTGTAGGGTTTCCACCGTCGATGAGCCCAAGCGATCAACCAAGCCCAGCGTCAAAATCAAAGCGTGGCAAATTGATAAAGATAGTCGCAGGAAGCGTAGGTGGGCTCGTGGTGGTCGTAATCTGCTTGGTTCTGGTGTGGATGGTGTGCAGGTGGAGTCGCGGTCGTCGTCTTGGTCGTGGTGGGGAGGCCACCAGGAGCAAAGCCGGGGTAGCTGAGCTGGCAGCAGAGAGAGGATCAGGGGCGGGGCCCACAGGAGGAccaggtggtggtggtggtggcatgGGAGGTAATAATGGTGGGAAACAAGGGGGGTTTTCTTGGGAAGGCGAAGGGCTGGGGAGTTTGGTGTTCTGCGGTCCAGGGGATCAGCAGATGAGTTACAGCCTAGAGGATTTGCTCAAGGCTTCTGCTGAGACACTGGGGAGGGGTACGATGGGCAGCACGTACAAGGCCGTGATGGAGTCAGGGTTTATCGTGACGGTCAAGAGGCTCAAGGATGCCAGGTACCCAAGGCTTGATGAGTTTAGGAGACACATGGACTTGCTTGGTAAGCTCAGGCACCCTCACTTGGTCCCACTCAGGGCCTATTTCCAGGCTAAGGAGGAACGCTTGCTCGTATACGATTATTTCCCCAATGGCAGCCTCTTTTCACTTATTCATGGTATGTCGGTCATCTACTACCCAACTTATTTGCCTGCTCATTTAttcctttatttcttcttaatttatttaatcatTGCTACAAGTTTAAATTTCTTGGTTGTCTTGTGTTGCTTGTACATTTGCACGTACGAAATAATTAGTTATAgttgaagaaagaaagtagAATGTGAGATTAACTTCTGGTTAACAACATAAAATTTGGTCATCACGTCTGATTACTTATTTAGGAGAAAGACTTTTACGTAATAATGGTaacattttttgttattttcggTCAATAATGCAATGATGCGTGTGATAATATTTCCATGTATCATTATGTTATTGATTAAGGATAACAAAACAGTATTATTCCCGTTAATAGTTAGTTTTTCTACTTATTTAGGTGTCATAGTTGTCAAAAGATAGGATTATATCAGTATAATACATAGTTTCATTCATCCTTTTTTTCGTGTGGTCAAGgtccatctttttcttttcgatTCAGAAGCATCACACAAACAAACTTTGTAACTAATCATTTTTAGTAGCATTAAAAGGTCATGATTATTGATTTATTGGTGGGCCATGTTGGATTTGCCACCTTGATGTAGTGAAAATATGATGTTGACCGGTGGGGATGGGAGCagtgaattttcttttcaacctGCGTTGTAGGGCCCACCCGTGTAGGTTCCCGGAAACCATGTGTTAGGCCGTCCATGTTCAACCTGCGTTGGTGCTTGCTTATTCATGTCTATGAAAAATGAGGAGGATGGCTATTTAAAATTGAAACCATTCGATTCGAAAGTATGGGTTCCTTCCTACTCTCCTTGAATTTGGGGTCCCATGTAAATTATAttctatgtatttatttttacaccGTGAATGAAAATAGTAATAAAGTATATCCACACTTGTACCTTGCTGGGGACGGTGGGGGACCCGTATAAACTTATAATTTCAATGACCCTATTCCTCtcttcaacaaacaaacaagcaaaggagagaagaaagaaatggaaaacTTGTCCTCGCAAACAAACAAGTTGTGTGAGCGGGGTACTTTTAGTAGGATTGTGATTTAGAAGGAAACatttttggtggtggtggtggtggtggtgctgTTGGGGTTGGCAAGCAAATATTCTGAAAAGTTTGATATCATTATGCATGTGTCATTGTCGTAGACTGGTAGCATATAGATGCATTCTGTATCTTTGTAAGTCAGTACACCGTTCTCCGAGAGATTTTTGGTAAATAACGACAAGATATATGAGATGAGTTTCTTGCTCTTTAGAGGGTAAACTGAGTTACATCAATATAACAAATCTCAATCTTTGAAAAGTAGTTGGCTTTGCTAATTAACAACTCGTCTTTTAGGCTTTACTTTTGCACGTTGTACAGTCCTGTACATTTGACCATAACCGAGTGCCTTGGCTGGTAGTTGGTTTTCATGGCTTCTTCAAAGTTCATGTCTTTCTCAGACAATAGCCagtgattttatttcttgatCAAATTGAACACTAGGAACATGCTTATAATTTCACTTGACAGTATTTCCATATGGAAAAGTTCTTCCGTCCTTATTGCATTGACATACTTGAACTGATTTTTTACACAGGTTCAAGAATTTCAGGAGGTGGGAAGCCTCTTCACTGGACATCATGTCTTAAAATAGCTGAGGACTTAGCAAGTGGTGTGCTTTATATCCACCAGAACCCTGGTTTAACTCATGGAAACTTGAAATCCTCAAATGTCTTGTTAGGTTCTGATTTTGAATCCTGCTTGACGGATTATGGTCTCACTTTATTCCGAGATCCTGATTCACTTGAAGAACCTAGTGCAACTACTCTGTTTTATAGAGCCCCTGAATGCCGTGACCTCCGAAAACCAACAACCCAACAAGCTGATGTATACAGCTTTGGTGTCCTCCTCTTGGAGCTTCTAACTGGGAAGACTCCCTTCCAAGACCTTGTTCAGGAACATGGTTCGGACATCCCTAGATGGGTGCGTTCAGTGCGCGAAGAAGAGACGGAGTCAGGGGATGACCCTGCCTCGGGCAATGAGGCATCAGAGGAGAAACTTCAGGCACTTCTTAATATTGCAATGGCTTGTGTTTCAATTGCAGCAGAGAACCGACCTACAATGAGGGAGGTTCTAAGGATGATAAGAGATGCAAGGGCAGAGGCTCAAGTGTCTTCTAACAGCAGTGATCACTCACCAGGGAGATGGTCAGATACCGTTCAGAGCTTGCCGAGGGAAGAACACTTGAGCATTTGAGTGGTTGGTTGGTAATTGAATTTAACTCAATTGGCGGCTTAAGTTATGCATTTTGATTGATTCTTTTGGGATTTGAACTGTGATTCTTGTTGTACTAGGCATTGTATGTAGAGTGCAACCACACTGGTGTAAAGGTTTTGTTTGTGATCAtttattctcttctctcctctcatGTATTGTTTCAGCTAAGTTTAATTGCacttttaattagtttttattaGAAAGGTAATTGTATCAccttaagaaaattaaaaaaaaaaaaagctattGGCTTGGCTCGttgtttagtttttcttttccatttctgGTGCGGTTGGTTGTTTAGAATAGTGTTGCAGCAGAGTAGCTTCCATTTCCTGTGGATTTGCTTTACATTTATAAtcatgaagagagagagcgagagagcgAGAGCTTCACATGTGGTAGTAGCAAAGCTGTAGCACTAGCGTAAGCAATAGTCAGTGAGAGTGACAGTGTAGCACAAAACCGAAAGAGACGTATTAACAATGGAGGCAACAGGAAAAGGGAGCAAGGCCAGGGCGCGGGTATGGATATTTGCATGCACGCCACCCGTGTGCAACCGCAACTGCAACTGCAACACATTATATTCGACTGCTGGCATTTCAATCCAATCGCCAGTCTTCGTGCGTACCGAAGCCCACCCATCTTTACATGATAAAATAATGAACAGAATATGTACGTATTTTTTTGGGATGAACAGAATACGTACGTGATAAAAGGGaaacataaataatattattttgttattttcgaTTATTTAAGATATGTTATGTGTGATAACTTTTTCACGTGACAATATATAATTAGTCAGAATAGCAAAAAAGTGACAACAactatatattatacaaaatcAGTGTGATATTATTATTGAATCAGCACTGTTGGATCGATAGGAatagacaaataaaaaagagaaaataattaaacaatgTCCAATTGTCCATGGACCTAACCTagcagcatatatatatactatatcGTATCCTTTTAAATATgctaataatattatttgttatatttataaatatgatGTGTGTCTGTGACTCGTGAGAGCCAGAGACagtcacagagagagagagagagagagagagaaagagagagcgaTCTGCCGGTACAAATTCTACTTAATTTTCTCCGTTTCATTCATCTGCTACGCTCAGTGAGGCAGCGAGGCAGTGATATCTTCTGACGGTGGAGACAGGAGGAGTCTCAGAGATAGAGAGAAAGCGAGCGCTTTCTGATCGGTGATCAGTTTCTCTCTGTTCAGAGGTTGGAAGGAATATTAAGGAGGAGGGGCACTGGACGACGATCTCCTATCTCTGTTTGCTCTGCTTCATTTCTCTATCTGAGAATaatatttgtcaatttttgGAATGGACGAGCGGCAGACGCCACACCCACAGGtactcttcatcttcttctaaTTTGCAGATGATTTTAATTCTATGTCAATTTTCAGTCCAGTTAGGTACCACCGATGCAtaacaacaaaatgaaattaacaaaacaaaggAATTTTAATgatgcttttatttttgttttatgttctCTCCGACTTTGCGATGATGGAGAAGTTGAACTTTGAGTATGTGATTTTGTCTGGGAAGAAAAATTACGAACTTGAATCATTAGAAAAGCCAACTTCAATTCATTCCGAATAACTACATTTCAGATATggtcattttcaaattttcaaatgagTAATCGACATTCAAATCAAGCAAACAGTAATAGCGTGATATAAcagaagcaaaaaaaaaaaaggcatatTACGTCATGGATGGGCATGTAAGTAAATTgctaatttgaaattcaattaaaatttaaaatgtgTTAGTTAGCTTTATTTAAACTGAATGCCCACCATCCTGCAACAATGAAAGGAATCTTCAGCGTAGGCAGGTACAATTACACTTACAGCTATAGAAAATGCCTGTTTCTGTTTGagtccaaataaaaataatatatatatatatataggtggATCATGGATGGATATCAATTATTGATGCTGTAAGTGTATGTAAGGTTCCATTTCCACCCATGCTGCTAACAGACAAATTTCACTCATCCCACGGACTCAACAGTAGTGGATATTACTGTCTTAATTGCCCCTATCTTTGTATGAATCAACAATTATACATAACCAAACATATTctaatcttcttttttgtaGTTCATTACGGATTACAGTACCAAACTATTTTATACGCTTAATTAGCTTGATATGAGCAAACAACTAAACAGGCATCATGTGATTAAGCTTAGCATTATCTaataacaatatttttaagCTTAAAGTATGAGTATTTTTAGTATAGTGCTTGTTGCCTCGGTTATGTAACATCACATGGGACTATGGAGAGTGGTCCAAGAATTTGGTGCACTGTTCTTTACTTTACTGCTTTACTTACTCCTCTAATTTCATTTAGCTTTGTGTTAAGTCCTAAATCCaaataattagtttttttgtCACCTTGTTTAATTTGGTTGACTTAGTTGTGACAAGTTTATTTGGTATTGGCTACATGGGTGGGTAACATCTTCAAGAAAGAATATATAACATACTCCAATAATGTCACAACTTCTGGCAATGCTTTGCCTACTGCTTTAGGTTTGTCTGTCGTTTCTCAGGGTACTTCTTCTAGTCCTTGGAGCCCTAATGCTAACAACTATCAGTCAACAACAATAGAAATTAAGATTAAGATATTGTAGTCTGCCTAAATAAATGCTAAACAtggttttatttatcaaaaaagaaacataagcTAGTGTAATGCTGCACTCAACTGTTATTTGGATgagtttttcatactgtttTAGAagacttttatattttttttgtcaatgttTGTAGaagacttttatttttctccaaacaCTAGAATCTATGGTACAGTACCTTACAGATTAATAACTAACCattttacttgtttttctcATTCACATGTGCTAAGTAAGatgatatgtttttttttggggtgtcTCACCAATATAATACTGATATTTTCTATGCAATTTAACACAGACTGATGCTAGTGCTTCAGATAGAACTCCCACTGTTGTGTTGGATATTGAGAGCCTTGCACAACCCTCAGATAGAAGCTCAGGAAGCCCCAAAATGACAGTAAGTAGTAGTCTCTTTGTTGTCAATTTTGAAACTACTCCTTCTCACATGAGATGCACTAATTTCCTGGTCGATCTAGCGAGCTTCATCAtgcttttctttaatttacaCTATTTTTTCAACATTCCCTGTAGAGAGCACTCTCAAGAAAATGGTCTTATCGAGCAGAGAGATTTTTTAATACTGACGAGGAAGACACAGATGAACCCTCAAAGAAACTTCTAGTGAAAGGTATAATTTACAGTCATCTATCTATTTATGAAGTCTCAAAAGACAATTTGCAATCTGATTGTCGACAGAGGAGCTATATCTCTTCACTTGTTGAAAAGTCATTGTCATATTTTATTCTAGTAAGATTGGTGCCATGCCAACAACGTTCAGAATTATTGATCATCTTGGCATAATTGCAATTTATACTTTATTTGTACATGGTCCCCTTGACAGTGAACTCTCAGTTGGAGCCCTTGAAGCAGTCATTGATCACCGTAAAAGCAATCTCGGCAGCCTCAAATGCTCTTACAGGCTCCAATCTCATTGACACAGGGGATGGACGGAGCAAGAGGTTGAATCGCTTTATGGCAATCAACCCTCGGAAGATCCTTTTCATATTTGCAACACTGTAAGTCCCCCATTTCATTCTCTCATAAACATGAAAGTTAGAGGTATTTAGTTTGGCGATACTATTTATTCAATGTCCATCAAGACTCTCAACAAATATGATTGATGAGATCATTCTTTTCAAGCATCATTTTGGATGAATGTGAaatgattgtttttttttctttcttcttctgctaATTAATGTTTCAGTTTATTTGTATGTGATTGTGTGTGTTTGTTGGCTTCAGGTCCAGTATGGGCACATTAATCCTCATATACTTCACACTGGCCATTAATAGAACAGTTTGATAAACCATGGATGGAGCTGTGCTCTGCATTTACTTATATGATCGCAGCATTCTCTCTCGCACCAGTTGGCCTCGGACTTTAATTTTCTGATGCAGCCTTAATTTGTTGGTAGCTGTGTGTGCTGGGGATAACTACTGCATATCCATGATCCATGCTGCAATCTTGATCTAACGGTTGGTCTGCCTCTGCCCGCCAGTTGAGGAGATCAAATATCAGTATATATGATTGTTGTTAAATGATCCAGCGTTTTCAGCTCACCAACTGCGGAACTTATGTGCATGGTCCGGAGCTGGCTAGGTTAATTTTGCTGTGATTCTTGTTTTCAACGCAAAAGGGTTGTATTCTATACATAAAAAAACCTTTCAATTCCCAGTctcatttataaattataggGCATCACTCGGGTGTtaccatttaaaataaaaaataaaaaataaaaaaatcctcCACAAGGTGaagtatgtaattaattaggCATTTTGAATTAATTGGCACCTCTCTTATATAACTGTTGTACCATCAACATCTCGTTTTTGTATGGATTAATCTAGATTCATGTTACAAGTAACATTGAAagtgaaaaggaaagaaaaatgcTTAATCGTGGTTTGAGGAAAATAGAGCGTTATTAACTTATTAGTGCATGTCATGTCAAGGTGTATcaaagtaagttcttttccttATGAAGGCCTATGTTTGAGTTTCGCTGTCGATAATTCCTCTTGGTAggtataaaaaacaaaaaaaaagctaaGACTCTCTCTGTTAGTCTTCAAAGAAGTGTTGGTATGCCCTGGCCTTGGGGTGGGTAGCATTCCCTCTCCTAAaacttttctttataaaaaaaattaataattgtgTATCAAAGTAATTGAAATGGGAAAATACTTGGTAAGACCGCGATAGTATTAacaaacatatatacataACGTAAATAAATTAGTTCCgcatacaaaaaataattccTTACTCAAATTTGGAACTCAGCGCGGTGGAACTAAATGTCCTTTCTATGACTACTGAACTTACAAGCACGCCCCAAAGAATCAGTCGTcgtttgacccaaaaaaaagaagaatcaaTAGCCGACGGTCCTTCGTCCTGTGAAATTTAATGGGCCGGTCCCGCCTTAGTTTGTTAATAATTGAGGGTTGTGTCTCGACTATGTTCAGGCTCAGGCTCGATCCAAAACAATTTCATACTTTTCAGGCGCCCTGAAAGGAAGGATAAAATGCTTAATAATACCTTCCATTCACATTAAAGAcaattaaaaacaattatgAGGGTGGTGGTAAGTGAAAATAATGTCATTTATTTAAGGGTGTTGATAAATGAatcttaaaattaactgagtacatcttaatatttaaatcaaaatgtaaaattaactaagtat
The window above is part of the Prunus dulcis chromosome 1, ALMONDv2, whole genome shotgun sequence genome. Proteins encoded here:
- the LOC117613792 gene encoding inactive leucine-rich repeat receptor-like serine/threonine-protein kinase At1g60630 — encoded protein: MEQPYCLISHSSSSSSSSRYCSQKGPILRFFLLLSLFFFLSVGLARAGDAEALLSLKSTIDPQNSLPWRQGSNVCEWEGVKDCMKGRVTKLVLEHLNLTGVLDHKILNRLDQLRVLSFKGNSLSGQIPDLSGLVNLKSIFLNDNNFSGVFPASIADLHRLKVVVLAGNQISGPIPMSLLKLRRLYSLYLQDNQFTGPIPPLNQTSLRFFNVSNNQLSGEIPMTPPLIQFNASSYLGNVNVCGVQIDKQCGGSVGFPPSMSPSDQPSPASKSKRGKLIKIVAGSVGGLVVVVICLVLVWMVCRWSRGRRLGRGGEATRSKAGVAELAAERGSGAGPTGGPGGGGGGMGGNNGGKQGGFSWEGEGLGSLVFCGPGDQQMSYSLEDLLKASAETLGRGTMGSTYKAVMESGFIVTVKRLKDARYPRLDEFRRHMDLLGKLRHPHLVPLRAYFQAKEERLLVYDYFPNGSLFSLIHGSRISGGGKPLHWTSCLKIAEDLASGVLYIHQNPGLTHGNLKSSNVLLGSDFESCLTDYGLTLFRDPDSLEEPSATTLFYRAPECRDLRKPTTQQADVYSFGVLLLELLTGKTPFQDLVQEHGSDIPRWVRSVREEETESGDDPASGNEASEEKLQALLNIAMACVSIAAENRPTMREVLRMIRDARAEAQVSSNSSDHSPGRWSDTVQSLPREEHLSI
- the LOC117613912 gene encoding uncharacterized protein LOC117613912, which codes for MDERQTPHPQTDASASDRTPTVVLDIESLAQPSDRSSGSPKMTRALSRKWSYRAERFFNTDEEDTDEPSKKLLVKVNSQLEPLKQSLITVKAISAASNALTGSNLIDTGDGRSKRLNRFMAINPRKILFIFATLSSMGTLILIYFTLAINRTV